In Schaalia sp. JY-X169, the following are encoded in one genomic region:
- a CDS encoding HAD-IA family hydrolase, translated as MTRENPSLSPSIQAVLFDLDGVLTPTATIHEEAWRRLFSDYFARKGVAPYTDDDYFEHLDGRARYDAVAAILASRGIQVAYGDPGDAPDVETICGLGNRKNFEFNEAVATSGVAPYPGSLRFLDYIFNGTEDEGGARDPLKAAVVSSSKNAPEVLKAAGLFDHFPVIVDGNVAASRGLAGKPAPDTYLDAAKQLGVDPAACAVVEDAVSGVQAGRGGDFGMVIGVDRGAGADVLVENGATVVVADLAELVPEDYLPTGSFLGVDIPPRFHPTDDPDWVMGNSQFASENPDVEASVLALTNGYLGIRGNLGLRRAGGSDGTYLNGLHETWPIAHAEDAYGFARIGQSMVTLPDATGFDIFVNSVAITDSARGYLSEQSRTLDLHSGILYETALWRGRGAEEGVSVRIEQRAAVALFDPHLATIDLRVTPLEDDCQIAIRSVVETPALPPIELTEGITLELDDPRKANRLVHGAVIETDVFTADESASIAYQVRASQMAAALAVKNQAALLPAGSHTQAKGSVATPVAVTPIEPDEGDTLAWAASAGVCRGESLSLTKTLSYARDDLFEERPGDPAPEADAALDDTLRADNPPFFDRQSSVVAALWDRGDVVIELDDTATPRPGAIVDHPDEDKASIQARVRWCLFQLLQATACLKGTGVPAKGLTGSGYDGHYFWDAEIYVLPYLVYANPSAARQLLHYRYLTLDAARVRASEMSEEGALFPWRTIAGPESSAYYPAGTAQYHIDAAVSYAINQYLNATGDTDFLLTEAIDILVETSRMWLSLGFLSGRDLRFHIHGVTGPDEYTAVVNDNLYTNVMAKANLHSAARWLKKIEDEHPEEYEAVIRRLALSDAEVASFTEIADKMFIPWNDALGLHSQDEAFLEKQVWDFEATPPSNYPLLLNYHPLVIYRHQVLKQSDTVLALYLLGSQFSPEDKLANFDYYDAITTGDSSLSAAAQSIVAAEVGHPELAADYFERLLNLDLADLHRNTDVGVHIASLGGTWSTLIMGFAGLRDDTGTLRFAPRLPVNWVGMTFSLELDGYPLDVHVSRTGVDFEYRAPSDRQVEVEVEGENQIVWGNR; from the coding sequence ATGACCCGGGAAAATCCATCGCTTTCGCCATCCATCCAGGCCGTCCTCTTCGACCTCGACGGCGTCCTCACCCCAACCGCCACCATCCACGAGGAAGCGTGGCGCCGCCTCTTCAGCGACTACTTCGCTCGGAAGGGCGTTGCCCCCTACACGGACGATGACTACTTTGAACATCTGGACGGCCGGGCACGCTATGACGCGGTTGCGGCAATCTTGGCTTCTCGCGGCATCCAGGTTGCTTACGGTGATCCGGGGGACGCCCCTGACGTAGAGACAATCTGCGGGCTGGGAAACCGTAAGAACTTCGAGTTCAACGAGGCCGTTGCCACATCTGGGGTCGCCCCATACCCAGGGTCTCTGCGCTTCCTGGACTACATCTTCAATGGCACCGAGGACGAGGGCGGAGCGCGAGACCCCTTGAAGGCGGCAGTCGTCTCCTCCTCAAAGAACGCCCCCGAGGTTTTGAAGGCCGCCGGGCTCTTTGACCACTTCCCCGTCATCGTCGACGGGAACGTCGCCGCTTCCCGCGGATTGGCAGGCAAACCTGCTCCCGATACCTACCTGGATGCAGCCAAGCAGCTTGGTGTCGACCCAGCTGCCTGCGCGGTGGTCGAGGATGCCGTGTCTGGCGTCCAGGCCGGCCGCGGCGGAGACTTCGGGATGGTTATCGGCGTGGATAGGGGCGCTGGCGCAGACGTCCTCGTCGAAAACGGAGCGACGGTTGTCGTGGCAGATCTTGCAGAACTGGTGCCAGAGGACTACCTCCCCACCGGATCGTTTCTGGGCGTGGATATTCCACCGCGCTTCCACCCAACCGATGATCCCGACTGGGTCATGGGCAACTCCCAGTTCGCCTCGGAGAACCCAGATGTTGAGGCCTCAGTCCTCGCCCTCACCAACGGATACTTGGGGATTCGCGGCAATCTCGGCTTGCGACGCGCGGGTGGATCCGACGGGACCTACCTCAACGGGCTGCACGAAACCTGGCCGATCGCTCACGCCGAGGACGCGTACGGTTTTGCCAGAATCGGCCAGTCAATGGTGACCCTGCCGGACGCCACCGGGTTCGACATCTTCGTGAACAGCGTGGCGATCACTGATTCGGCGCGCGGCTACCTTTCTGAGCAATCCCGAACGCTGGATCTTCACTCCGGAATCCTCTACGAAACAGCGCTGTGGCGGGGACGCGGAGCGGAAGAGGGTGTCAGCGTGCGGATCGAGCAACGCGCCGCCGTCGCCCTCTTTGACCCGCATCTGGCAACCATTGACCTGCGCGTCACCCCGCTCGAGGACGACTGCCAGATTGCGATCCGCTCTGTCGTCGAAACCCCCGCTCTGCCCCCCATCGAGCTCACCGAAGGGATCACCCTGGAACTCGATGATCCCCGTAAGGCAAACCGACTTGTTCACGGTGCGGTGATTGAAACAGATGTCTTCACTGCTGACGAGTCCGCGTCGATCGCCTACCAGGTGCGGGCTTCCCAGATGGCGGCGGCACTTGCCGTCAAGAACCAGGCGGCACTACTACCGGCCGGGAGTCACACTCAAGCGAAAGGGTCCGTGGCGACCCCTGTCGCCGTGACCCCGATTGAGCCGGACGAGGGCGACACTCTGGCCTGGGCTGCCTCTGCGGGAGTTTGCAGAGGGGAGAGTCTTTCCTTGACTAAGACTCTGTCCTACGCGCGTGACGACCTCTTCGAAGAGCGCCCCGGAGATCCTGCCCCTGAGGCCGATGCCGCATTAGACGACACGCTCCGAGCGGACAATCCCCCCTTCTTTGACCGCCAGTCGAGCGTGGTCGCCGCGCTGTGGGACCGCGGGGACGTCGTCATTGAGCTGGACGATACGGCGACACCGCGCCCCGGAGCGATCGTCGATCACCCTGACGAGGACAAAGCATCCATCCAGGCCCGTGTGCGCTGGTGCCTCTTCCAGCTCCTGCAGGCAACGGCCTGCCTAAAGGGGACGGGCGTCCCAGCAAAGGGCCTCACCGGTTCCGGGTACGACGGGCACTACTTCTGGGATGCTGAGATCTACGTGCTGCCCTACCTGGTCTACGCCAACCCTTCGGCAGCTAGGCAGCTGCTCCACTACCGTTACCTGACACTGGATGCAGCAAGGGTTCGCGCCTCTGAAATGAGCGAGGAAGGGGCTCTCTTCCCCTGGCGCACCATCGCAGGACCAGAGTCGTCTGCCTACTACCCTGCGGGCACGGCTCAATACCATATCGATGCCGCAGTCTCGTATGCCATCAATCAGTACCTCAACGCCACAGGTGACACTGACTTCCTGTTGACCGAGGCCATCGATATCCTGGTTGAGACGTCAAGGATGTGGCTCTCCCTGGGCTTCCTCAGTGGACGCGACCTACGTTTCCACATCCATGGAGTCACAGGACCGGACGAGTACACGGCCGTCGTCAACGACAACCTGTACACCAACGTGATGGCGAAAGCGAACCTGCATTCTGCCGCCCGCTGGCTGAAGAAGATTGAAGACGAACACCCCGAAGAGTACGAGGCCGTTATTCGTCGCCTCGCCCTCTCAGATGCAGAGGTCGCCTCATTCACTGAGATCGCAGACAAGATGTTCATCCCGTGGAACGACGCACTCGGTTTACATTCGCAAGATGAAGCGTTCCTCGAGAAGCAGGTGTGGGACTTTGAGGCAACCCCTCCAAGCAACTATCCCCTGCTGCTGAACTATCATCCGCTGGTGATCTACAGACACCAGGTGTTGAAACAGTCGGATACCGTCCTCGCCCTCTACCTGCTGGGATCTCAGTTCTCCCCAGAAGACAAGCTGGCGAACTTCGATTACTACGATGCAATCACCACGGGTGACTCTTCACTATCGGCAGCCGCACAGTCGATTGTGGCAGCCGAGGTCGGGCACCCGGAGTTGGCGGCCGACTACTTTGAAAGGCTCCTCAATCTGGACCTTGCGGACCTACATCGCAACACGGACGTCGGTGTCCATATCGCATCGTTGGGAGGAACCTGGAGCACCCTCATCATGGGCTTCGCCGGACTCCGCGACGACACGGGAACCCTCCGCTTCGCCCCGCGGCTTCCTGTGAACTGGGTGGGGATGACGTTCTCTCTGGAGCTTGACGGCTACCCGCTTGATGTTCACGTCTCTCGAACCGGGGTTGATTTTGAGTATCGCGCGCCCTCGGACCGACAAGTTGAGGTCGAGGTCGAAGGCGAGAATCAGATCGTGTGGGGGAACCGTTAG
- a CDS encoding 30S ribosomal protein bS22, translating into MGSVVKKRRKRMSKKKHRKMLRKTRHQRRNKK; encoded by the coding sequence ATGGGTTCAGTGGTCAAGAAGCGCCGCAAGAGGATGTCGAAGAAGAAGCACCGCAAGATGCTGCGCAAGACCCGCCACCAGCGTCGCAACAAGAAGTAA
- a CDS encoding helix-turn-helix domain-containing protein: METQPSPRFMTVSEVADVMRVSKMTVYRLIHAGELPAIRVGKSFRVPQGAVDHLLDASWTADEQGEVGS; encoded by the coding sequence ATGGAAACTCAACCTTCGCCCCGCTTCATGACGGTCAGTGAAGTGGCGGACGTCATGAGGGTGTCCAAGATGACGGTTTACCGCTTAATCCATGCCGGTGAGCTCCCCGCGATTCGCGTGGGAAAGAGTTTCCGAGTCCCTCAGGGCGCAGTGGATCACCTGCTTGACGCGTCATGGACAGCAGATGAGCAGGGCGAGGTCGGTAGTTAG
- a CDS encoding TrkH family potassium uptake protein encodes MGSRRNSTGHSSGWRRDPLRTEALDTAPHDIHFAEAEPVDRAPTPLRTDHLLIRSGEGHSFFYRSQLSFNQYALRYPARLTLLVFSLLIILITGLLLLPIANTQGGITPFIDAFFTAVSAVCVTGLTVVDTATYWTMFGQIVIAIGITLGGLGVMTMASLLTLAVSRRLGLTQRLLSQDDTQGRLGDALTLIRGVLVTTLVAEVVLFIIVAPAFLRQGHSVWRSIWEALFMSISAFNNAGFVVMEEGLAAYVGNWLVMLPLILAAFVGAIGFPVIVDLRRRWRHPKSLSLHSKITLTTYIALAVATGLIIAALEWNNPYTFGDLNFSEKALNTIVGAINTRSLGISAIDVSQMTGASWLVQDISMFIGGGSGSHAGGIKVTTFTILVLAAWAEARGRRDVEAFRRRLPQNTIRQAVAVLLVAVVLVLSVSAILLVITPFTLDRILFEVISAFGTVGLSTGITSALPPAAKLLLALVMVVGRVGPMTFAAGLALRERRSFIRMPEERPIVG; translated from the coding sequence TTGGGCTCACGACGAAATAGCACCGGCCATAGTTCAGGCTGGCGTCGCGACCCCCTGCGCACAGAAGCCCTCGACACCGCACCTCACGACATCCATTTTGCCGAGGCAGAACCTGTCGATAGAGCTCCAACTCCGCTGCGTACGGACCATCTCTTGATTCGCTCCGGTGAAGGCCACTCATTCTTCTATCGTTCCCAACTCAGCTTCAACCAGTATGCCTTGCGCTACCCGGCCAGGCTCACCCTGCTGGTGTTCTCCCTCCTCATCATCTTGATCACCGGGCTATTGCTACTACCCATTGCCAACACTCAGGGGGGCATAACTCCATTCATTGACGCTTTCTTCACGGCCGTTTCCGCCGTCTGTGTCACCGGCCTCACCGTTGTCGATACTGCTACGTACTGGACCATGTTCGGCCAGATTGTCATAGCAATCGGGATCACCCTTGGCGGCCTGGGAGTGATGACCATGGCGTCACTCCTTACCCTTGCGGTGTCACGAAGACTCGGCCTCACGCAGCGCCTACTTTCCCAAGACGACACCCAGGGTCGTCTGGGTGACGCGCTCACCCTAATCCGCGGCGTCCTCGTCACTACACTTGTTGCCGAGGTCGTGCTCTTCATAATCGTCGCGCCTGCATTCCTTCGCCAAGGCCACTCGGTGTGGAGATCGATTTGGGAGGCGCTCTTCATGTCAATCTCCGCCTTCAACAACGCCGGTTTTGTGGTCATGGAAGAGGGACTGGCGGCATACGTTGGCAACTGGCTGGTGATGCTTCCCCTGATCCTTGCGGCGTTTGTTGGGGCTATTGGCTTTCCTGTAATCGTGGACCTGCGCAGGCGCTGGAGGCACCCGAAGTCCCTATCGCTCCACTCGAAGATCACCCTCACGACATACATCGCTCTGGCCGTCGCGACCGGTCTGATTATCGCCGCCCTCGAATGGAATAACCCTTACACATTCGGGGACTTGAACTTCTCTGAGAAGGCCCTCAACACCATCGTCGGTGCAATAAACACGAGGTCGCTGGGGATCAGCGCCATCGATGTTTCCCAGATGACGGGCGCATCATGGCTGGTGCAGGACATATCGATGTTCATTGGTGGTGGCTCCGGCTCCCATGCCGGTGGCATCAAGGTCACAACGTTCACCATCCTGGTGTTGGCAGCGTGGGCTGAAGCCCGAGGCCGCAGGGATGTTGAAGCATTCCGCAGGCGCCTTCCCCAGAACACAATTCGTCAGGCCGTTGCAGTCCTGCTTGTGGCGGTCGTCCTCGTCCTCAGTGTCTCCGCAATCCTCCTGGTGATCACTCCATTTACGCTGGACCGCATTCTCTTCGAGGTGATCAGCGCTTTCGGCACGGTGGGACTTTCAACCGGGATAACTTCTGCATTGCCTCCAGCAGCCAAGCTGCTTCTTGCACTGGTGATGGTCGTTGGACGTGTGGGACCCATGACATTTGCTGCGGGACTAGCGCTGCGTGAGCGCAGGAGCTTCATACGTATGCCCGAGGAGCGCCCAATTGTTGGCTAA
- a CDS encoding TrkA family potassium uptake protein: MAQRARKTSGTLVVGLGRFGAAVAVTLEHLGFEVLAMEKQNSRVHHFSGTLPLVQGDGTDPEALDQAGAQDFSSAVVGVGSSLEASVLITANLVDLGVESIWAKAISREHGRILRRIGAHHVVYPEYDAGQRTAHLVGGQMLDYIEMDKSEFVIAKMRPPRELEGFTLGESMVQTKYGVRVISLMRSGKAFQYADAQTRVDREDVLVVSGNSLDVIRFSERPR; the protein is encoded by the coding sequence ATGGCACAGCGAGCTAGGAAGACCAGCGGGACGTTGGTTGTGGGACTGGGACGATTCGGGGCGGCCGTCGCCGTGACGCTGGAGCACCTGGGTTTTGAGGTCCTTGCGATGGAGAAGCAGAACAGCCGCGTCCACCATTTCAGTGGCACGCTGCCACTGGTTCAAGGCGATGGAACGGATCCTGAGGCATTGGACCAGGCGGGGGCGCAGGACTTTTCCTCCGCGGTGGTTGGGGTGGGTTCCTCACTGGAAGCGTCAGTCCTCATTACCGCAAACCTTGTCGACCTCGGAGTTGAGAGCATTTGGGCAAAGGCCATTTCACGGGAACACGGACGAATCCTGCGGCGTATCGGTGCGCACCACGTTGTGTATCCGGAGTATGACGCTGGGCAACGAACCGCGCACCTTGTTGGCGGGCAGATGCTTGACTACATAGAGATGGACAAGTCGGAGTTTGTCATCGCAAAGATGCGCCCACCTCGTGAACTTGAGGGATTCACGCTTGGAGAATCGATGGTGCAGACCAAGTACGGGGTTCGCGTCATCAGTTTGATGAGGTCGGGGAAGGCTTTTCAGTATGCAGACGCGCAAACACGTGTCGATCGTGAAGATGTCTTGGTAGTCTCTGGCAACTCGCTTGATGTGATTCGTTTCTCTGAGCGTCCCAGGTAG